The following coding sequences lie in one Rhodopirellula bahusiensis genomic window:
- a CDS encoding sulfatase-like hydrolase/transferase produces the protein MLLADDLGYRDVGCYGGPVQTPTIDQLAAGGTRFEQFYSGCAVCSPSRATLITGRHHIRAGVYSWIHDESQNSHLRLRETTLAEVMRDAGYATAHVGKWHLGLPTEERNKPTPDQHGFDHWFATWNNAEPSHHNPVNFIRNGEPVGRLEGYSCQLVADEAIGWMDRHRESEPEQPFFLNVWFHEPHAPIASPDEITQKYGKVNDKAAVYSGTIDNTDQAIQRLLAKLDAMGVRENTLIIYASDNGSYRTDRVGNLRGRKGANWDGGIRVPGIFHWPGHIPAGVVLDQPAGLVDVLPTIYGLLNLETPKVHLDGSDLTPLLTGHADSFARHQPLFWHLQRSKPIVAMRDGDYSLVGFRDYEMSNNNMFDEKWIPTIKTGTYHNFELYNLKDDPGQTKNLAEEQPERVEAMRQQMLQINASIMKDAMDWHLGME, from the coding sequence ATGCTGCTGGCGGATGACTTGGGCTACCGCGATGTGGGTTGCTATGGCGGTCCCGTTCAGACACCCACGATTGACCAATTGGCCGCGGGAGGCACTCGGTTCGAACAGTTCTATTCAGGTTGCGCTGTTTGCTCACCTTCGCGAGCCACGTTGATCACCGGTCGCCATCACATTCGCGCCGGTGTCTACAGTTGGATCCACGATGAATCGCAGAACTCACACCTACGCCTGAGAGAAACCACGCTCGCCGAAGTGATGCGAGACGCCGGCTACGCGACCGCTCACGTTGGCAAATGGCACCTGGGACTGCCAACTGAAGAACGCAATAAACCGACTCCGGACCAACATGGTTTCGATCATTGGTTCGCAACGTGGAACAACGCCGAACCCAGCCATCACAACCCCGTGAACTTCATTCGCAACGGGGAGCCAGTCGGCAGATTAGAAGGCTACTCCTGCCAACTGGTCGCCGACGAAGCGATCGGCTGGATGGATCGTCACCGCGAATCGGAACCCGAACAACCGTTTTTCCTGAACGTTTGGTTTCACGAACCCCACGCCCCCATCGCGTCGCCCGATGAGATCACGCAGAAATATGGGAAGGTCAATGACAAAGCCGCGGTCTACTCCGGAACCATCGACAACACAGACCAAGCCATCCAGCGTCTGCTCGCAAAACTGGACGCAATGGGCGTTCGCGAAAACACGCTGATCATTTACGCGTCCGACAACGGCAGCTACCGAACCGACCGAGTCGGCAATCTTCGCGGACGAAAGGGTGCCAACTGGGACGGTGGAATTCGCGTGCCAGGCATCTTCCACTGGCCCGGGCACATTCCCGCCGGTGTTGTCTTGGACCAGCCCGCTGGTTTGGTCGATGTGCTGCCGACGATTTACGGGCTGCTGAATTTGGAAACACCGAAAGTTCATCTCGACGGCAGCGACCTCACGCCTTTGCTGACCGGTCACGCCGATTCATTCGCACGTCATCAACCACTGTTCTGGCATCTACAACGTTCCAAGCCGATTGTTGCGATGCGAGACGGCGACTACTCGCTGGTCGGATTTCGTGACTATGAGATGTCGAACAACAACATGTTCGACGAGAAATGGATCCCAACGATCAAAACCGGGACGTATCACAACTTCGAGCTCTACAACTTGAAAGACGATCCAGGGCAAACCAAGAATCTGGCCGAAGAGCAACCCGAGCGAGTCGAAGCGATGAGGCAACAAATGCTTCAGATCAACGCCAGCATCATGAAGGACGCAATGGACTGGCACCTCGGCATGGAATAA
- a CDS encoding PH domain-containing protein, protein MNDSDETVLWEAEFNPKVKTYWLISAVLTTFLTIVLIPLAPLIIPIAWYVSGLYLKSHRCTLTERTLKVSRGVLVRQEKTVPLDRITDLGLVQGPIMRALDLEAVSVETAGQSGPGSLVRLTGIRNGRAFRDAVLKQRDAVTGGEPARLTSATEPDVAVDANVQTTLIEIRDILKRIEDRPTSL, encoded by the coding sequence ATGAACGACTCCGATGAAACTGTCCTTTGGGAAGCGGAATTCAATCCGAAAGTCAAAACGTATTGGTTGATCAGTGCGGTTCTGACCACGTTTTTGACGATCGTTCTGATCCCCTTGGCACCGTTGATCATTCCGATCGCTTGGTACGTGTCGGGGCTGTATTTGAAAAGCCACCGCTGCACGCTGACGGAGCGAACGCTCAAAGTCAGTCGCGGGGTCTTGGTTCGACAAGAGAAAACGGTGCCGCTGGATCGGATCACGGACTTGGGGTTGGTTCAAGGTCCGATCATGCGTGCGTTGGACTTGGAGGCCGTCAGTGTCGAGACGGCTGGCCAATCCGGACCGGGGTCGCTGGTCCGGCTGACTGGCATCAGAAACGGTCGAGCCTTTCGCGATGCGGTATTGAAGCAACGTGACGCGGTGACCGGTGGCGAACCCGCTCGATTGACCTCGGCCACGGAACCCGATGTGGCCGTGGACGCGAATGTTCAAACGACGCTGATCGAGATCCGCGACATTCTGAAACGGATCGAAGACCGACCAACGTCGCTGTAA
- the ruvB gene encoding Holliday junction branch migration DNA helicase RuvB, translated as MIDRLMAREAIYQQSNPDPGGDPPEDGLPPGIGAAGGGEESNDGPEPDANLRPQRMTEMVGQQDVIERLRIAIDAAQVRGEPLGHILFDGPPGLGKTTFATVIPTEMNTTVQMANGAGLKAPRDLLPYLTNVSRGSVLFIDEIHRVPRAIEEYLYTAMEDFRIDIVLGEGVNARTLNLSLEPFTLIGATTRAGMLTAPLRDRFQIREHLGWYTRNELAEIVLRNSKKLNIEVDPISAGVIADRSRSTPRLANNRLLWVRDYAQSKANGNVEARICEAALDMIGIDNLGLDKQDRNYLDTLMRVFLGGPAGLDAIAHTMNVSSDTLEDEVEPFLLRSELLVRTRRGRLATPKAFEHMKREMPDRPLS; from the coding sequence TTGATTGATCGCCTGATGGCTCGCGAAGCAATTTACCAACAATCGAATCCGGACCCCGGCGGGGATCCACCTGAGGACGGCCTGCCACCTGGAATCGGTGCTGCCGGGGGCGGGGAGGAATCCAACGACGGTCCCGAACCCGATGCCAATCTGCGTCCTCAGCGAATGACGGAAATGGTCGGACAGCAGGACGTGATTGAACGGCTGCGAATCGCGATCGATGCGGCTCAGGTGCGAGGCGAACCGCTGGGCCACATTTTGTTCGATGGTCCGCCGGGATTGGGCAAGACAACTTTCGCGACCGTCATCCCGACAGAAATGAACACCACGGTTCAAATGGCCAACGGCGCCGGACTGAAGGCACCGCGGGACCTCCTGCCTTACCTGACAAATGTTTCGCGAGGATCGGTGCTTTTTATCGATGAGATCCACCGTGTTCCGCGAGCAATCGAAGAGTACCTGTACACCGCGATGGAAGATTTTCGAATCGACATTGTGCTGGGGGAAGGTGTCAACGCGCGAACGTTGAACCTGAGTTTGGAACCTTTCACGTTGATCGGTGCGACGACGCGAGCCGGGATGTTGACGGCACCTCTGCGAGATCGTTTTCAAATCCGTGAGCACCTGGGTTGGTACACGCGAAACGAGTTGGCGGAGATCGTGCTGCGCAATTCGAAGAAGCTGAACATTGAAGTCGATCCAATATCAGCCGGCGTGATCGCGGACCGAAGCCGCAGCACACCTCGTTTGGCCAACAATCGATTGCTGTGGGTTCGAGACTACGCCCAAAGCAAAGCGAACGGGAACGTCGAGGCAAGGATCTGCGAAGCGGCGTTGGACATGATCGGCATCGATAACTTGGGGCTCGACAAACAGGATCGCAATTACTTGGACACGCTGATGCGAGTCTTCTTGGGCGGTCCGGCTGGTTTGGACGCGATTGCTCATACGATGAACGTCAGCTCGGACACGCTCGAAGACGAAGTCGAACCTTTCTTGTTGCGAAGCGAGTTGTTGGTGCGGACTCGCCGCGGACGATTGGCGACTCCGAAAGCATTCGAGCACATGAAACGAGAGATGCCGGATCGTCCTCTCTCCTGA
- a CDS encoding sigma-70 family RNA polymerase sigma factor — MTSTDPSDLDPSEPHDSPVRAEEIARYEPYLRMLARMQMRASYKAKLGASDIVQQTMMQAVAAIDQYRGTTEAEWRAWLRKILVRQMCHLDRDLHRDKRDIRREQSMEQRVAQSSMRLEGLLAGDVGTPSQHAMVGESLLSLADAIESLPDAQRDAIAMHYLEGLKLSDVAERMDKTTGSVAGLLHRGMKQLRQNFHE; from the coding sequence ATGACGTCCACCGATCCATCCGATCTCGACCCGTCCGAGCCCCACGATTCGCCCGTCCGAGCCGAAGAAATCGCTCGGTACGAGCCCTATTTGCGAATGTTGGCCCGGATGCAGATGCGAGCCAGCTACAAAGCTAAATTGGGTGCCTCCGACATCGTTCAGCAGACGATGATGCAAGCTGTCGCGGCCATCGATCAGTATCGCGGCACGACGGAAGCCGAATGGCGGGCTTGGTTGCGAAAGATTTTGGTGCGTCAAATGTGCCATCTGGATCGAGACCTGCACCGCGACAAACGAGACATCCGCCGCGAACAATCGATGGAACAGCGGGTCGCTCAATCGTCCATGCGTCTGGAAGGCTTGCTGGCCGGCGACGTCGGCACGCCCAGCCAACACGCCATGGTGGGCGAATCGTTGCTCTCGTTGGCCGACGCCATCGAATCGTTGCCGGATGCTCAGCGTGACGCGATCGCAATGCACTACCTCGAAGGATTGAAACTGTCCGACGTCGCCGAACGGATGGACAAGACCACCGGATCGGTCGCCGGATTGCTGCACCGAGGCATGAAACAATTGCGACAGAACTTCCATGAATGA
- a CDS encoding SMC-Scp complex subunit ScpB, with protein MNEPSNSPEEEQPVNDLPETDAPENEIELDNEFDDDEEGFSLEQLGAAYARVAAMSESGDDAPADLDPAELLRSEPEAKGGNDESGEDFVEEDPDSDEALAVAAQSSAESDSAADHAASPEAIVEAALFVGHPENLPLTPPRLASIMRGFSPEEVVEIIDNLNTSYRAERQGMRIVEQDGGYRMVLAPEVENVRAAFSGKIRETRLNQAAVEVLSLVAYQPGITSARVTDLRGRDSGSLLNQMVRRRLVEVKREPGEGTDKLVSRFYPAERLLVLLGLETIDDLPHVEEANM; from the coding sequence ATGAATGAGCCATCCAATTCGCCGGAAGAAGAGCAACCGGTAAACGATTTACCTGAGACCGATGCCCCAGAAAACGAAATCGAACTCGACAATGAGTTTGATGACGATGAAGAAGGCTTCTCGCTCGAACAACTTGGGGCCGCCTACGCCCGCGTCGCCGCGATGTCAGAAAGTGGTGACGATGCGCCGGCAGATTTGGATCCAGCCGAACTGTTGCGTTCCGAACCAGAAGCGAAGGGCGGCAACGATGAATCCGGTGAAGACTTCGTTGAGGAAGACCCGGATAGCGATGAAGCTCTCGCCGTCGCGGCTCAAAGTTCCGCCGAGTCCGACTCTGCCGCTGATCACGCGGCCTCTCCCGAAGCGATCGTGGAAGCGGCTTTGTTCGTCGGGCACCCCGAAAACTTGCCGCTGACACCGCCACGCCTGGCATCCATCATGCGAGGATTCTCGCCCGAAGAAGTCGTCGAAATCATCGACAACCTGAACACGTCTTACCGAGCCGAACGGCAAGGCATGCGAATCGTCGAACAAGACGGCGGATACCGCATGGTCTTGGCACCCGAAGTCGAAAACGTTCGCGCTGCGTTCTCAGGAAAAATTCGCGAAACGCGACTGAACCAAGCCGCCGTCGAAGTGCTTTCCTTGGTCGCTTATCAGCCCGGCATCACTTCCGCTCGGGTCACCGACTTGAGAGGACGTGACAGCGGTTCACTGCTGAACCAAATGGTGCGGCGGCGTCTCGTCGAAGTCAAACGGGAACCCGGCGAAGGCACCGACAAACTCGTCTCGCGGTTTTATCCCGCCGAGCGATTACTCGTTCTCTTAGGACTCGAAACCATCGACGACTTGCCGCACGTCGAGGAAGCCAACATGTGA
- the rlmN gene encoding 23S rRNA (adenine(2503)-C(2))-methyltransferase RlmN, which yields MTTAPASTGLFRADEMESLRRALRLDPQVLRKLRNDLLKKFEPDELVLNRFPAADAIELHSLKLYQRMDSEIDGATKLLFETESGLLIESVILRIATGRTTLCVSSQIGCAAACDFCATGKMGIAKNLATEEILDQVVQAGQILRAEDRRLSNIVFMGMGEPLHNEGNVTEAIRLLTAADHFARSPSTVLVSTVGVPAAMLRLAKTFPRLNLALSLHSADQATRQQIIPLGKKASLTQLHDTIQEIQAIQDREFMIEYLMLRDVNDSAEDAKRLIDWIANLRVHVNLIPYNSIEASPHLKASPRPTIESFADVLKASGLKTTIRYSLGNDIEAACGQLIRQENRQRAIAARRTEADCDSHVGFLDVRQVVDGFES from the coding sequence ATGACCACCGCACCCGCCTCCACTGGACTGTTTCGAGCCGATGAGATGGAATCGCTGCGGCGGGCTCTTCGGTTGGATCCTCAGGTGTTGCGGAAACTTCGCAATGATTTGCTGAAGAAGTTCGAGCCGGATGAGCTGGTCTTGAATCGGTTTCCAGCAGCGGACGCGATCGAGCTTCACTCGCTGAAGCTGTACCAGCGGATGGATTCCGAGATCGATGGTGCGACCAAATTGCTGTTCGAAACCGAATCGGGATTGCTGATCGAATCCGTGATCCTACGGATCGCGACCGGGCGAACGACGTTGTGCGTTTCCAGCCAAATTGGATGTGCGGCGGCGTGTGATTTTTGCGCGACCGGAAAGATGGGCATCGCAAAAAATTTGGCGACCGAAGAAATCTTGGACCAAGTCGTTCAGGCGGGACAGATTCTTCGAGCCGAAGATCGACGGCTCAGCAACATTGTCTTCATGGGCATGGGCGAGCCTCTACACAACGAAGGTAACGTGACTGAAGCGATCCGGTTGCTAACTGCGGCGGACCATTTCGCTCGCTCGCCTTCGACGGTGTTGGTGTCCACGGTCGGCGTGCCCGCTGCGATGCTGCGGCTGGCGAAAACTTTTCCTCGTTTGAACCTTGCACTCAGTTTGCATTCCGCCGATCAAGCGACTCGGCAGCAGATCATTCCGCTCGGCAAGAAGGCTTCACTGACGCAATTGCACGACACGATCCAGGAAATTCAAGCGATCCAAGATCGCGAATTCATGATCGAGTACTTGATGCTTCGCGACGTGAACGATTCAGCGGAAGACGCCAAGCGGCTGATCGATTGGATCGCCAATCTTCGCGTGCACGTAAACTTGATCCCGTACAACTCGATCGAAGCCTCGCCGCACTTGAAAGCCTCGCCGCGACCAACGATTGAATCGTTTGCGGATGTCTTGAAGGCGTCCGGTTTGAAGACAACGATTCGATACAGTTTGGGCAATGACATCGAAGCGGCTTGTGGTCAGTTGATCCGCCAGGAAAACCGTCAGCGAGCGATCGCTGCTCGGCGAACCGAGGCGGACTGCGACTCACATGTTGGCTTCCTCGACGTGCGGCAAGTCGTCGATGGTTTCGAGTCCTAA